Proteins from a genomic interval of Polaribacter sp. Q13:
- a CDS encoding S41 family peptidase, whose protein sequence is MMRFKFSKNTIIVLLVGTIFLSFAFKSKFFEVAKQIEIYNTLFKELNMYYVDEINPAELTEKAIKNTLKDLDPYTNFYNEQDVEDARILREGEYGGIGVSIYYLKQGIQIKEIFKGDAADKAGLKSGDVIVSVDGQSVKNMEREQLSMLIKGTPNSTFSVEIERQGKNIQKEIMRDKVVVNPVPFSEMIDEETGYIVLTRFNEKASSEVKKAFRKLKKAGMKKLVFDLRGNPGGSLLESLNICNFFLPKGKTLVTTKAKIKKWSNTYKSTNEPLDLEIPIVVLVNGRSASASEIVSGSLQDYDRAVIMGKRSFGKGLVQRYRKLTYGTQLKLTISKYYTPSGRCIQELDYTNRDKNGKVPKFSDTGVHEFKTANGRKVYDGGGVLPDVVIKTSKKTEATEKLLNSKAVFNFSVNYYYQHPSIEKDIDFDFKDADFVEFTNYLKLDTTFVTKQEALFKEAYKASLLKNIYKEYEQIQEKLFEDKINEITKNKDILKKTLTEEILNKYYYQEGVYTHNLTKDLVVEEAVKLLKDQNKYKQILSAK, encoded by the coding sequence ATGATGAGATTTAAGTTTTCGAAAAATACAATTATTGTTCTTCTAGTAGGAACAATCTTTTTATCCTTTGCTTTTAAATCGAAATTTTTTGAGGTTGCAAAGCAAATTGAAATTTACAATACTTTATTTAAGGAGTTAAATATGTATTATGTAGATGAAATTAATCCTGCAGAATTAACAGAAAAAGCAATTAAAAATACGCTTAAAGATTTAGATCCTTATACAAATTTCTATAATGAGCAAGATGTAGAAGATGCCAGAATTCTAAGAGAAGGCGAATATGGAGGTATTGGAGTTTCTATCTATTATTTAAAACAAGGAATTCAGATTAAAGAAATTTTTAAAGGAGATGCTGCAGATAAAGCAGGTTTAAAATCTGGAGATGTTATTGTTTCTGTTGATGGGCAATCTGTGAAAAATATGGAAAGAGAGCAACTTTCTATGTTGATAAAAGGAACACCTAACAGTACCTTTTCTGTAGAGATAGAAAGACAAGGAAAAAACATTCAGAAAGAAATAATGAGAGATAAGGTGGTTGTAAATCCGGTGCCTTTTTCTGAAATGATAGATGAAGAAACTGGATATATTGTATTAACACGATTTAATGAAAAAGCTTCATCCGAAGTAAAAAAAGCTTTTAGAAAGTTAAAGAAAGCAGGAATGAAAAAGCTTGTTTTCGATTTAAGAGGAAATCCGGGAGGTTCTTTATTAGAGTCTTTAAACATTTGTAACTTTTTCTTGCCAAAGGGAAAAACACTTGTTACTACAAAAGCAAAAATTAAAAAATGGAGTAATACTTACAAAAGCACCAATGAACCTTTAGATTTAGAAATCCCCATAGTTGTTTTAGTAAATGGCCGTTCTGCTTCTGCTTCAGAAATTGTAAGTGGGTCTTTGCAAGATTATGATAGAGCTGTAATTATGGGAAAACGTTCTTTTGGAAAAGGATTGGTGCAGCGTTATAGAAAATTGACTTATGGTACGCAGTTAAAATTAACTATTTCTAAATATTATACCCCAAGTGGTAGATGTATTCAAGAATTAGATTATACGAACAGAGATAAAAATGGAAAAGTTCCTAAATTTTCTGATACAGGAGTTCATGAATTTAAAACGGCTAACGGAAGAAAAGTATATGATGGCGGTGGTGTTTTACCAGATGTAGTCATTAAAACATCGAAAAAAACGGAAGCGACAGAGAAGTTATTGAATTCTAAAGCGGTTTTTAATTTTTCTGTAAATTATTATTATCAACATCCATCCATAGAAAAAGATATTGATTTTGACTTTAAAGATGCAGATTTTGTAGAATTCACCAATTATCTAAAGTTAGACACCACATTTGTTACCAAACAAGAAGCTTTGTTTAAAGAAGCTTATAAGGCATCCTTATTAAAAAATATTTATAAAGAATATGAACAAATTCAAGAAAAATTATTTGAGGATAAGATTAATGAGATAACAAAAAACAAAGATATTTTAAAGAAAACCCTAACAGAAGAAATATTAAATAAATACTATTATCAAGAAGGGGTTTATACACATAATTTAACGAAAGATTTGGTTGTAGAAGAGGCAGTTAAATTGCTGAAAGATCAAAATAAATATAAGCAAATTTTATCCGCTAAATAA